The genome window tgccAACATAATGTCATTATAATTGAGTCAAACAGAAATTGGACCGAAAGACCTGTCTGTCTTCCTCTGTGTGCTTTTTAGTCGTTTTTCCTGATTGGGTGGGAAATAAAATAACGTGCGTGTTCTCTTTAGTTTAGTAGCAAATAATCATCTGTCTTCCTCCTAGTGCACTGTGCATGCCAACAAATTTCCATCTGTCTTGTCTTTTGGTCCTTCTTTATATCATCTCCAGTCTCCCGTTCACACTCCTTCACAGAAACCGGTACGAAACTTCACCGTTTCGTCACTGTGTACgctttaaattcatttatatatgtagatatgtttatatatcctcggtgttaataaaaaaaccaatctGTCTGCATAAATCTGTAGCTCTCAAGTCTCACCTGCCAGCCACTGTGCTTAAACATGAAAACGCATCAAAGCAAACGCATCTCCATTTCTTCTGTGCTCCTCTTTCTAGTTTTATGCTCACAATATTCCACACCGGCCACTGCCCAAGAAGTTGGTGAGCATAATGAACTTAATTACATGctcttattttccttttgtttctcttaatttacacaaagaaaaagatcGAAAGcgactaaaaaaaaaatactgaacGGACGTATATGTTGTGTTTGCATTATGCAGAGGATGAAAGAGAGTTCGATTATCTTCAGGGAAGCGGGAAGGGGCCAAAGCAGTGGGgagaaatgaagaaagaatGGGCTGCGTGTAAGAATGGAGGCATGCAATCTCCTATTGATTTATCAAGCCAGAGAGTCAAGCTAATCCCCAACTTGGGCAAGCTCAACACCGCTTACAAGCCTTGCAATGCCACTGTCAAGAACAGAGGCCATGATATTTCGGtaattttacaataattttttaatttaatatagaATTATTTCATAATGTGTAATAATATGTATGAAATAGTTTATAGTTGTGGTTTAATTATCATTTGTGGTGTTTGCAGATTGAATGGGTGGGCGACGCTGGATCCCTTAAGATAAATGGGACTGAGTATTTGCTAAAACAATGCCACTGGCACTCCCCTTCCGAGCATTCCATCAATGGAAGGAGGTTTGACATGGAGCTCCACATGGTTCATCTAAGCCCCGATCCCAACGTTACGAATAAGATCGCTGTCATCGCAGCGCTCTACAAGATTGGCCGCCCAGATTCCTTCCTCACTAAGGTACTGGTTCGAAATCAAATGTTCTTCTCGTTAACTCATGGAAATTGTTTTCATGTCAGACTGTACAACAAGAGAATTTTATCCATacattcataattaattacttgACCTCTCCTACATGTTATGAAAAGAACCGTTCTCCTAACATGTTGCAAGTTGTGAATGAATGGCAGTTGACAAGGGATATACAATCCATGACTGAtcaaaaggaagagagaagtgTGGGAATAATTGACcctaacaaaattaaaatccctGGGAAAAGCTATTACAGATACATGGGCTCACTCACCGTTCCTCCTTGCACCGAAGGCGTTATTTGGACCATCAATAAAAAGGTAAACAATTATGCCTAGGTCCATAGGCTCTCTCTGTGTTTATAATTTGGACCACCATCAAGTTTGTGTCCCTTTgccaaaatttaaatttctcaCACGCAGATAAGAACAGTCTCAAGAGATCAAGTAAAGCTATTTCGAGTGGCTGTGCATGATGTAAGTGCTTCAATTCTCTActattttcttcaagaaacgCAAGGGGTTCGTAACTCAAATAGTTAAGAATAGCTATCCTTGTACTCGGAATCCTGTGTTTGAATCCTCCTAAAACATTATTAAGTAGTATCTAATGTTTGGCGTCTTAAATTGATTGCAGTATGCAGAGACGAATGCAAGGCCAGTACAACCACTCAACCTTCGAGAGATCCACGTCTACGACCAAGGCGCAAGGAGCACGAATAATTGAAGCTGTCTCACTTGCAGAGATTTAATTTATCACTACAttgattcatttattttattttatcaagcTCATTAGCATGAATGTTACTTTACTATAATGGACGTGTTTTCTTTCCCTCATCAAAGAAAACGTTTATATCTTCCTCTAGTGTCGGGAGCAGCCAAATAAACTGAAAGAAACGTTTATATCTTCCACCATCAAAGAAAACGTTTATATCTTTCACTATCAAATGAAAGAAACGTTGCATAAACAaggaaaatatatgaaaataacCGACTTCAAAAGTCTTCATTGTCAgtgaaataaattaaattgggCCCAGAGTTTCAGTTGTTACCCGAAAAGAATTGGGCCGCTGAAAGCAAACAAATACACTAAGCATCCATTTCGCACGTGGGTTAACTTCCAAAGGCGGATAAAGTGGCATTAAATGCTCTTCCTCAGAGCTCATGTCAAAAATTGTATTAAATCCAGCTCAAACTGCTGGTCATTTGGCTTACTTTcatcatttcaaaaaaaacaaaaacaaaaaaaaaaaaaaaacaaacaaacaaacaaacggCTTGCTTAATTTCAACAAGGATTGATGGGGGGCTATTCCCCAGTACTTGAGTTATCCCTCTTGCTGTCACTTTGCCATCAAATGACACTATTATCACAAAATCGAGGAGGAAACAACACACACAATCTGTCAAATAACAGATTTCAGATTTGATCAACTTGATCTCAAGTTTCTCAAACACCTTTCTAACTTTCACTTCTGGATTTTTAGTGGACAACTCCTAAGAAATCCTTTGTTTATTTGCTCTGCCTTCTTCTTGTTAATAGTATGTTGCTGTTGAGGTGTTCGAAGTGAGCTAGATTGTTCACGTGCTTTCTAGTGTTTAGTCCACGTTAATGCACATGTATGTTAGCATAGTTTACTTAGAGGAGAAGTAATGTTAGTTAGCTATATAAGGTTAAGCTTAAGCTTAAGCTATGCTTAAGATTAACTTGGGATGTataagaatttttaaaaagaaatatacagagcttctctctcttcaactttctcttacaaaaactcaaaacctaaATCTCTTTTCCTGCCATGGTTATCATGATATCAGAGCTTTGGCTCTTTGATTCCTGAGATTCTACGCTTCCTCTCCATTATCTCAAAGCTAATTTATGTTTCAAGCTATCTgagggagcaaatttccccacgagaatattcgcccaatattccttcgtcttctccgcctctctttctctctgcaaaatagatcggagtaaaaggaccacacccggggggtgttggccaaaggccctccgatgcctaagttagatagggtaattcaaggaaaaccgggtggccggagccgtgtgtggtggccggagccttgtgtgagagagagaaagagagggggtggctagggtttttgagaaataacttCTGTAGagtttagtaggaatttaggcgtacctccacccttgtgtgtggccattcttttatagtggtctcggaggctagggtttcggaggaataattccgtagatggaagggaattattcctcccctttttgggattgatttgattaattagggatttgatttattagggtaaatcaaatccctaattgtggtaggtatcaaatcaaatccttttttaattaggtaactcctcatttaattaggAATTGTggtaggaatcaaatcaattctcaacctaattaggtaacgttcaacttaattaggtaattcccaattaaattgagtaactcccaattaggttgattaattcccaattaggtcaaatagtccccaaatggaaggaattatttgacctaggatttgatttaattcggttcccacaaatgccccccagcttctgcatggtgCGTagtggcatgtaggagatgtgaATTATCTGTCGGGCTGTCCAGATGTAACTGGGCTTTTTTCAGTGAGTTGGACTCCTTTTGCAAATTGGGTTCCCAAGTGGAGTGAGCTCTTGACTGTTCTTGGAGTTGGGTTCTCAGTAGGAATGGGCTTGCGATTCCTTTTTGACCTAGGATGCCCAACCTGTGTAAATGCagggcttctcttcactcttcttcaCATCGCAAAGTTAACTCCTCTTCTTTCTATCTTGAGAAAGATCTTGGAGAATTCGTACAGCTTGTCGAAGAGAGGAGTCCCCGTGCATACCAAGGTAAGTCGAGCAcgtatatttctttttcttcatcttttcttctttttgttgaacttggccggttggtttgtttgttatggaaatttcagttacattttccaacttcaatttgcatatttgacttgtgaactgcttgagCAACCAGCCTGTCTTTTGATTGCACATCCCCCTTTGGAGATTTGTGAGTACTAGGGTCCCCCTTGAAGGACTCCGGGCGTGCTTTGCATATCCCGTAGGATGGttccccttaggaagttggcgagtACCAGGGCCCTCCTTGAGGGACTCCTGGTGTGTTCTGCCCATCCCGTAGGATGCCTTGGTAGTCACCTTGCATCTCCCGTAGGACGCTGCTTATGGGCAAATACatgactatcctgcctcccttaggaaactaataggaacctggatatttcCCGTAGGAAGCATGGAGacctccttttaagaaattcctgaagcaccctgcgtctcccttaggatgcTTTTTTAGTGGGCTGCGTCTCCAAACGGACGCTTCTAGTCGTCGCcttgcgtctcccttaggacactccttatgggcaactgtgaGACTATCCTGCCTCCGTTAGGAAATGGATAGGAACCTTGGTATTTCCGCAGGAAGCATGGCAACCCCGTTTTAAGAAACTCCTAGCGCACCCTGAGTCTCCCTTAGAACGCTTTTTTAGCGGGTTGCGTCTCCAAACGGACGCTTTTAgtcgtcgccctgcgtctcTCTTAGGACGCTCCTTATGGGCAATTGTGTGACTATCCAGCCTCctttaggaaacggataggaacctggatatctCCCTTAGGAAGTTCCTGGTGCACCCTGCATCTCCTGAAGAACGCTTTTTTAGCAGGCTGCATCTCCAAACGGACACTTTTAGTCGTCGTCATGCATCTCCCTTGGGACGCTCtttatgggcaactgtgtgACTATCCTACCTCCTTTGGGGAATGGATAGGAACCTAGATATCTTCCTCAGGAAATTCCTGGCATACCCTGCGTCTCCCAAAGGACGTTGCTTATGGGCAAATGTTATGTTTCGTGGGCAGATGAGACATTTTTGGAATGCGAAACTGAACTTATTCGAAAATGGAAATAACTTGGTACAAAAACTTAGAACTTCTAGCAGCCAGGAGGAAGCACTACGGATAATACTTTCGGAGATGGTGAGCATTCCACTGTCGTGCTATTTCGTTCCCATCCATGGTGTCCAGTGTATAGCTTCCTCTACCCCCTGACCGGCTGATCACATAAGGGCCCTCCCAGTTAAGATTCATCTTTTTTGACCCTTGTCTTGGTGCAGTAACACGAGGTCGCCTGGTTGAAACTGTCTGACCTTAGCTCTTTTGTTGTAGTAAGGCTTCAACTGCCGCTGATAGGAGGCAACCCGGATAATGGTCTTCTCATGCTCGCCCTCAAGTAAGTCGAGGTTGAGCCTCATCTGCTCGGAGTTCTGATCAACACTGCCCACCTCAAAACTTATGGAGAGGACAGTGATGTGAGGTGGTATGATCACTTTTGTTCCATAGGCGTGGGAGAATGGGGTTTTGTCCCATAGTACTCCAGGGAGTTCATCCACCCATTTCCCTTCGGCGCCTTCCAGCCTTTTCTTCAAGCAGTCTAATATGACTTTGTTAGATGCCTCGGCTTGTCCATTTCCTTGTGGATACCTCAGGGTGGACAAGTATTGCTTGATCTTGTATTTCTCGGTAACCAGCGACTGTGGGCAACCAAACCGGCATATGATGTTTCTCCAGATGAATCGCTCCATATTGGCTTCTTTAGTAGAGGATAGAGCTTCGGCCTCGATCCATTTAGTAAAGTAGTCGGTGGCGAcgatcatcatttctttcttggcagGCGTTGGTGGCAAGGGACCCACTAGGTCGATGGCCCATTGCATAAACGGCCAAGGATTGTTTGCAGATGACAGACTTCGGCAGGCAGGTTAGGGATCGACTTGTATCGCTAACAGCGATCACATTTCTTGACATATTCAGCGGAGTCGTGATGCATGGCAGGCCAGAAGTAGCCTGTGTTTATAGCTTTCTAGGCCAGCGACCTGCCCTCAGAGTGGTTGCCACACTTGCCATCGTGAATTTTGCAGAGAACCTCAAGTGTTTGAGGGTACTTTATGCAGGTGAGATGAGGGCAGGAGTATGATCTACGGATGAGCTTGTTGCCGTGCATGTAGTATCTCACGGCCTTCTGCTAGACCTTTCTAGCTTTGGACATGTCCGTTGACAGGTTTCTATTCATCAAATAGTCGATGATGGGGTCTTGCCAGTTGGGGTCCTCGTGAATCTGCATGGTATCGATCGGATCTATTTCTTCAATGCTTGGTCGGTCAAGGTGTTCGACCAGGATGGAGCGTCTGAACTGGGTATCCAGCGCTGATCCTAGGCTTGCTAGTGCGTCCACATGCACATTCTCTGCCCGGGGCacttgttggatggtgaaGGTGAGAAATGCCTTCAACAGCTCTTGGACTTTGTCAAGGTACAGGATCATCCTTGGGTGCTTCGCCATGTATTCACCTGAGGCTTGATTCGTGATCAATTGTGAGTCTGAGTAGATGGCTAGCTTTTTGATTGCGAGCTCTTTTGCCAAGCGTAGGCCGGCGAGCAATGCCTCGTATTCTGCCTCGTTGTTCGAGGCCGGGAAGCCAAGCGTAATAGCTTGCTCCAACAGGGTTCCATCCGGGGTGGTGATGACGACCCCTGCTCCAGCTCCTTTTTGGTTCGACGCTCCATCTACGCGCAACTGCCACATGTCTCTGGGTTGGCTAGGTTCTGCGGAGGTCCCGTCTGCTTTTgaactttccttcttttggttGACCAACTTCTCTTTTTCGGCTGATGGGGTGAATTCTGCTACGAAGTCTGCTAAAGCCTGGGCTTTTATTGCAGTTTTTGGCCGGTAGAGGAGGTCATATTGGCTTAGCTCTATAGCCCACTTCATGAGTCGCTGAGAAGCATCAGGGCTGTGGAGGattgatctcaaaggaaagtcGGTCATGACGATGACTCGATGAGCTTGGTAGTAGGGTCGNNNNNNNNNNNNNNNNNNNNNNNNNNNNNNNNNNNNNNNNNNNNNNNNNNNNNNNNNNNNNNNNNNNNNNNNNNNNNNNNNNNNNNNNNNNNNNNNNNNNNNNNNNNNNNNNNNNNNNNNNNNNNNNNNNNNNNNNNNNNNNNNNNNNNNNNNNNNNNNNNNNNNNNNNNNNNNNNNNNNNNNNNNNNNNNNNNNNNNNNNNNNNNNNNNNNNNNNNNNNNNNNNNNNNNNNNNNNNNNNNNNNNNNNNNNNNNNNNNNNNNNNNNNNNN of Prunus dulcis chromosome 4, ALMONDv2, whole genome shotgun sequence contains these proteins:
- the LOC117625146 gene encoding alpha carbonic anhydrase 7-like isoform X2, with product MKTHQSKRISISSVLLFLVLCSQYSTPATAQEVEDEREFDYLQGSGKGPKQWGEMKKEWAACKNGGMQSPIDLSSQRVKLIPNLGKLNTAYKPCNATVKNRGHDISIEWVGDAGSLKINGTEYLLKQCHWHSPSEHSINGRRFDMELHMVHLSPDPNVTNKIAVIAALYKIGRPDSFLTKLTRDIQSMTDQKEERSVGIIDPNKIKIPGKSYYRYMGSLTVPPCTEGVIWTINKKIRTVSRDQVKLFRVAVHDYAETNARPVQPLNLREIHVYDQGARSTNN
- the LOC117625146 gene encoding alpha carbonic anhydrase 7-like isoform X1; translation: MKTHQSKRISISSVLLFLVLCSQYSTPATAQEVEDEREFDYLQGSGKGPKQWGEMKKEWAACKNGGMQSPIDLSSQRVKLIPNLGKLNTAYKPCNATVKNRGHDISIEWVGDAGSLKINGTEYLLKQCHWHSPSEHSINGRRFDMELHMVHLSPDPNVTNKIAVIAALYKIGRPDSFLTKLTRDIQSMTDQKEERSVGIIDPNKIKIPGKSYYRYMGSLTVPPCTEGVIWTINKKIRTVSRDQVKLFRVAVHDSFSCYPKRIGPLKANKYTKHPFRTWVNFQRRIKWH